The DNA sequence CGACCCCGCCTCCGTGGCCTACGACGCCGTGCGCAAGGGCGTGGAGCTGGGGGCCGACGTAGTAATCATCGACACCGCCGGGCGTCTGCACAACAAGGTGAACCTGATGAACGAGCTCACCAAAATCAAGCGCGTGATGCAGAAGGTGATTCCCGACGCGCCGCATGAGGTACTGCTGGTGCTGGACGGCAGCACGGGCCAGAACGCCTTTTTGCAGGCCAAGGAGTTCACCAAGGCTACCGAGGTATCGGCCCTGGCCATTACTAAGCTCGACGGCACAGCCAAGGGCGGGGTGGTGATTGGCATTTCGGACCAGTTCAGCATCCCCGTGCGCTACATCGGGGTGGGGGAGAAGATGACCGATTTACAGCTCTTCGACAAGCACACCTACGTCAATTCGCTGTTCCGCAAGTAGCCGCGGGCACTAAATCGCCCCGGCCGGCCGTTGCGGTCGCAAAGCCTTTTTGCCATGCGTCTTTCCTTTGCTTCGCTACTTGCACCAGTTCTGTTTGTAGGGGCCCTGGCCTCGTGCAGCTCCGGCGGCAGCAACGCCGAGCCGCTGATTCCCTACGCGCCGGTCAACCTCGTAATCGACCTCACCAACCAGCAGTACCGGGCCCTGCGCTTCGACAACGGCGTGGTGACCCTGCCCGTGCAGGGCCCCGCCGGCACCGGCGGCGTGAAGGGTGTGCTGGTGGTGCGCCAGAACGCCAGCAGCTACCTGGCCTTCGAGCGCAATTGCCCTTACCACCCCTACGATGCCTGCTCGCTGGTGAGCCTCGACCGCTCATCGAGGTTGTTTTTGCGCGACTCCTGCTGCGATTCGCGCTTCAGCCTCGCCGGCCAGGTCATTGGGGGCCCCGCGGTGCGGCCCCTGCGCGCGTATGCTACCAGCCTGCAAGGCACGCAATTAAGCATCATTAACTAAGCGTCCAGCGCATTTTTTTAACTTTTTTTCTACTCTCATCTTGCGCTAACCGGGACAGCGCCGTAAGTTTGCAGTCCGAAAACGCCGGTTTCGGAACGAAATGCTTCCTTAGCTCAGCCGGTTAGAGCATCTGACTGTTAATCAGAGGGTCCCTGGTTCGAGCCCAGGAGGGAGCGCTACAAGTCTGAAACGCCCCGCAAACCATGTGTTTGCGGGGCGTTTTTCTTGGGGCCTCTGGTAGGATTCAATGCATAAAAAGGGCCCCCTACCAAACTGGTCGGGGGCCCCTTTTTTATGGCTCCAGTTTCTGGGCGTCGGCTTGGCTGGGTGCCGGTGTCCGTATTCGTGCGGTTAATATACACGGTTTAGGTTAAAACCTGTTGCAACGTGCGAAATAAAATAATTTTGTGTAGGAGGTGCTTGCGCTGGGGCCTCGGCTTAGGCTGCCCACTCGTGAAGTGGCCGGGGCCCCACAGCCCAGCGGCGCGTTTCTAGCGGACGGGTTTGGCTGGGGTGCTGTCGAGGGCCTGCCGCACTTCGCCCCAGCTCATCTCACCGGCCACGTAGCGCTGGTACAGCTGCTGCGCGTGCGGTGGGGCCTTGGCCTTCAAGCCGGGAATAACGGCTTGCATCTGGGTCAGTACCCAGGCGCGTTGCTGCGGCGTTTGGGCACTGGGGCCGAATTTTGGATCGTGTACCATTGAGCAAGGGGTAGCGCTTGCGGAGTTGCAGTAGCAAAGTTCAACAGGCATTGAGCCCCCACGGTGTAGTCAACTACTGATTTTTGTGCGCGAAAAACACTGGTAATTACTGAATTATTGACATATAAGCCCGGCGCTACCCGAGGAAAGACGACCGGGCAGGGCCTCAACTGGTAGCGGCTGTAACCACGCACCAGAATTAGGCCGCCCGTGCCAACTTTTCGGGCGGGGCCCCGGCGCTAAAAATTCAACATGGCGTTATACCTTTGGGCACGTGAAACCCGTGCCTTAACGGCAACAATGCCGGCTCTGGACCAGCGCCGGTGGGCCCCTTGAATATGAATGCTTTACAACGCAACAACGTCAAAGTTTCGGGGCAGGGCACGCAAGCCATCGTGTTTGTGCACGGCTTCGGCTGCGACCAGCACATGTGGCGGCTGATTGCCCCGGTCTTTGAGGTCCACTACCGGGTGGTGCTGCTCGACCTGGTGGGCGCTGGCCAGTCGGACCTGGCCGCTTACGACCCGGCCCACTACGCCGCGCTGGGCGCCCACGCGGCCGACGTGCTAGCGGTGCTGCGGACCCTGGGCCTGCACGGCGTTGTGCTCGTGGGCCACTCGGTGGGCGCCACCATCGGGGCGCTGGCCGCTGCGCAGGAGCCGGTGCGAGTGGCCCGGCTGGTGCTGGTGGCACCCACGCCCCGGTTCCTCAACGACGACGGCTACCTTGGGGGCTTCGAGCCGGCCGACCTGGAGGAGCTGTTTGGGGCCTTGGATGATAATTACCTGGCCTGGGCCGCGGATTTGGCCCCAGTGGTGATGGGCTACCCCGACCGGCCGGAGCTGGCCGCCGAGCTCACCCGCAGCTTTTGCCGCACCGACCCGGTGATTGCCCGGCACTTTGCCCGCGTCACGTTCTGGAGCGACCATCGGGCCGACCTGGCCCGCGTGCGTACCCCGACGCTGATCCTGCAAAGCGCCCGCGACGCGCTGGTACCGCTGGCGGTGGGGGTCTACCTCAACCAACACCTGCGGGGCAGCCAGTTGGTGGTGCTCAACACCCTGGGTCACTGCCCGCACCTGAGCGCCCCGCGGGCTACCACCGCGGCTATCGAACAGTTTCTACCCCCACCCGTACGCTAAAGGCATGAGCCCCGACGCCGACGAGTGCCTGCCCAAGCTAGACCTGCGCCTGACCCAGGAAAACCCGGAGGACCTGTACGAGCACGCCCCCTGCGGCTACTGCTCGTGCCTGCCCGATGGTACGCTGGTGAA is a window from the Hymenobacter nivis genome containing:
- a CDS encoding alpha/beta fold hydrolase, giving the protein MNALQRNNVKVSGQGTQAIVFVHGFGCDQHMWRLIAPVFEVHYRVVLLDLVGAGQSDLAAYDPAHYAALGAHAADVLAVLRTLGLHGVVLVGHSVGATIGALAAAQEPVRVARLVLVAPTPRFLNDDGYLGGFEPADLEELFGALDDNYLAWAADLAPVVMGYPDRPELAAELTRSFCRTDPVIARHFARVTFWSDHRADLARVRTPTLILQSARDALVPLAVGVYLNQHLRGSQLVVLNTLGHCPHLSAPRATTAAIEQFLPPPVR